Genomic DNA from Halomonas sp. BDJS001:
GGTTGTGGTGCTGGGCATTCTCTTCTTCCCCAATATCGTACTTTTTTTGCCTAATTTTCTGCTTGGCTAAATCTACCTATGACACTCTTATAATAAAGGAACAATGATGAAGGTTAATAATAGTGTTGAGTTAATGGGTAAAAGCATTTCTGTTAGAAAATGAAGTGGCCCATCGGATTTATCATAACGGTGAGATGATTCGGGCGGCGTGTTACCACAAAGTTCAGCGCTACCTATTTGAGCGTTAACTTCTTTTTACTTCTTGTGATGGATTTCTCATGATCATTAGCGATGCATATTTAATCGTAACGTCTCCGGGCCGCAACTTTGTCACGCTGAAAATTGTTACTGAATCAGGCGTGTATGGGATCGGTGATGCCACCTTAAACGGCCGCGAGCTGTCGGTGGTCGCCTACCTGGAAGAGCATGTATTACCAACACTGATTGGGCGCGATGCTAGCCGCATTGAAGATATCTGGCACTACCTTTATCGCGGCGCTTACTGGCGGCGTGGCCCAGTAACGATGACGGCTATTGCGGCAGTCGACGTAGCCCTATGGGACATCAAAGCGAAGGTTGCGGGCATGCCTCTGTATCAACTGTTGGGTGGCAAGAGCCGTGACCGAGTAATGGTGTATGGCCATGCAACGGGGCGAGATATTGAAGCTTGCCTGGAAGAGGTTGCCCGCCACGTGGATGAGGGCTACAAAGCCGTGCGCGTTCAGGCGGGTGTGCCAGGCATTGCCAGTATTTATGGTGTCGCCAAAAAAGAGGGTGAGCCCTATGAACCTGCAGATTCTGATTTGCCCGCAGAGCATGTGTGGAGTACCAGCAAATACTTGAATCATGTACCCAAGCTGTTTGCTGCCGTGCGTGAACGCTTTGGTGATGATTTACACGTGCTACATGATGTTCATCACCGCCTGACGCCCATTGAGGCCGCCCGTTTAGGCAAAGAAGTTGAGCCCTATCATCTATTTTGGCTGGAAGACTGTGTACCGGCTGAGAATCAGGAGGCGTTTGGTCTTATCCGCCAGCACACCACCACGCCATTGGCGGTGGGCGAAGTCTTTAACAGCCTGTATGACGCCAAAGCGCTAATTGAAAATCAGTGGATCGACTATATCCGCGCCACCCTAACCCATGCCGGGGGGATCACCCATGTACGCCGCATCGCCGATTTAGCGGGTCTTTATCACGTGCGTACCGGCTTCCACGGGCCAACGGATCTTTCGCCGGTGTGCCTGGGTGCGGCGATTCACTTTGACACCTGGGTACCCAACTTCGGCATCCAGGAGTACATGCCGCATACCAGTGCTACTGACGAGGTATTCCCCCACGATTATCGCTTTGAAGATGGGCATTTCATTGTCGGTGAAAAGCCGGGGCATGGCGTCGATATCGATGAACAGTTAGCCAAGCAGTACCCCTATAAGCGCGCCAGCCTGCCGGTGAATCGGTTGGAAGATGGCACTCTATGGCATTGGTAGGAGCTATTGATGCAAAAAGTTAACAAGATTTCATGTTCCAGTAGGCAAGCCAATCACATCGCTATTGTCCATCTCGGCCTGGGCGCTTTTCATCGTGCCCACCAAGCGGTCTATTTAGAGCGTTATCGCCAGCGCAGCGGTGATGGTGAATGGGGCGTTTGCAGTGCTAACCTCCGTTCCAGCGTTGGTTTAGTCGATGGATTGAGCATGGCAGGGCATCGCTATCATGTAGCGGAGTACGCCGATAGTGAGAACATTACGCTGCGGGAAATCGGTGTGATTGAAGAGACGCTGTTCTCGGGCCGTGATGGTGCTGGTAACTGGAGCCGAGACCGAGAGGCGCTACTGGCGCGAATGGCCTCTTCAGATACCCGTATCGTGACGTTGACGGTGACAGAGAAGGGCTACTTTTTAAATCCCGCGAGCGGTGAGTTAAACGTCGATGACCCAATGATCATCGGTGATATTGCCTTGCCCCAACAGCCGCGAACGGCCCCAGGACTATTGGTAGAAGCGTTGGCTCAGCGGCGCAAGGCTGGCATTGCCCCCTTTACCGTGCTCTCTTGCGACAATATGCCGGATAACGGTAAGCGGACACGCCAGGCGGTGGTGCAACTGGCCGAGCATCGTGACGCAGAACTGGCCAGTTGGATGGCCAGTGAAGTAGCGTTTCCCTGCAGCATGGTGGATCGCATCGTCCCCGCCATGACGGATGCCGACTTTGAGCGCTTAGCGGCGCTGGGAGTTTCCGACTCAAATGCGGTGGTATGCGAAGCGTTCTCGCAGTGGGTGGTTGAAGATAACTTCCCGATGGGACGGCCACGCTGGGAAGCTGACGGCGTTGAGATGGTTGCCGATGTGGCGCCGTTTGAAACCATGAAACTACGCATGCTCAACGGTAGCCACTCCTTGCTTGCTTATCTGGGTGCACTTGCAGGTATCGAAACGGTTTATGAAGGCATTAATCACGCCGAACTTCGAGCGCTGTTGCGTCGCTATATGCTTGAAGAAGCGGCGCCTACACTTGAGATGCCCGAGGGGATCGATTTGGACGCTTATGCTGACTCGCTGCTGGCACGCTTTGCCAATGACAGTTTGCGTCATCGTCTGCAGCAGATCGCTATGGATGGTAGCCAAAAGCTCCCACAGCGCTGGCTTTCCGGCGCGCTAAAACGTAGCGCCGCTGGTCAATCATCGCCCTGCGTGGCGTTGGGGATGGCGGCCTGGATTCGCTACACCGCGGGTCAAGACCTACAAGGCAATAGTTACCCCGTGGATGATCCGCTAGCCAAGCGCTTTGCAGAGCTGCACCAGACGTATGGTCGCGACCCCAGCGCTCTGGTAGCGGCCTATTTAGCTATGGACGATGTGGTGCCTAACGCATTGGCGCAAGACGAAGCGTTTGCGCAGGCGGTGCTGGCGGCATATCAAGCGCTAAGCCATGGTGGATTGAGTGAAGCACTAGCGGCGCTATAGCTCTGTTAAATAAGCTCTGTTAAATAGTTCCGTTAATCGCAAAACCCCACTGATCGATTCAATCAGTGGGGTTTTTTATTGCGCACTTATGGCTAACGCTTAGTGAGGTGCAGCGGGCGCTTCAGCGTTCGTAAGGGTTGGTTCGGGTACTTGCTCCATACGCTTGCGCTCTTGGTCAAGAATCGCCAGTGCCTGGGCAGAAGTTACGCGTGAAGCGGGCGTCGCTAGGCTTACAATCACGCCGGCTACCAGTGCGACTAGTACAGCGGGGATGCTTGGGTTACCCCAGAAGGCTGTCCAATCGCTATTGGCAATAATTGTTAGGGAGGTCACCGACGCGCAAATAAGCGTAGCGATAGCACCCTGCCAGTTATAGCGAGGCCAGAAGCGGCCCAGCATGGCACTCACAAACAGCCCTGAAAGGATTGTCGAGATCATCCGGGTGATATAGGTGATGACATTGTCCGAGGCCAGTGCGAATAGCAGCGCCAGACCAATGGTTGCCACTAGCGCAATCCGCGAAAAGCGCACCACGTTGCGCGCTGAGGGCGTACGGCCCGTGGCCAGCACATAGAGATCCCTAATCAGCGTGGAGACACCGGCGATGGCATCGGAACTGGCGCTCGACATCGTAGCAGAAAGACCCGCTACCAATAGCAGTAGTCCTAATCCTAGAGGCATAATTTCAGTGGCCAGGAAAGGGAAGGCGAAGTTGCTATTTTCAAGCCCGGGGTTAAGGGCGTGGGTGGCCATACCAATAATCGCGGGAATGATCGAAAAGCCCAGGTAAAGAACCCCGGTGATCAAGAACGAACGGCGTACCGACCCAACTGATTTACCTGAGTAGATGCGCTGACGAAAGGAGGGCGTAGCAAGAACGCCAATGGCAATGACGGCAGCCAGTGACAGCGCTGGTAGCGCACCAATTTGACCAATACCAAGAAAGCTAGTGGCGCCTGCATCCATGCCCGCTGTAAGACCTGAAAAACCGCCAACTTCGACCAGTGCCAGTATTGCCATCAATATAAACCCTGCGAACAGCACAACCGCCTGGATGGTGTCCGTCCAGATAACCGCAAAATAACCCCCCACCACGCAGTAAATGCCGAAGCCTAACGCCACCAGAATGCGCGCCGTGGTGAGATCGATACCCGCCATCCAGGAGAGGTAAAGGCCACCGCCAAGAATATGCGCGCCCAGCCAGCCTATACAGGCGATATAGATAAGTAGTGCAACGACATTGCGCACCAGCCGGTTGGCGCCCACATAGTAGGCTAGCTCCTCGCTCATGGTCATAAAGCGCAGCTTGCGCACTGGGGCAAAACAGACGGCGAGCAGTAAAATACCCGCGGCACCGCCAAGCCCGTATAAAGCACCTGCCCAACCGTTGGCGTAACCGAACCCAACGGCGCCCATGCTGGAACCTGTGCCCACCATGGTCGCGACCGTGGTTCCCACGGTCAGAAAGAGTGGAACGCTTCGCCCACCGAGTAGAAAGTCGTCACCGCTACCGCGCTTATGCCTTGAGACCCACCAGCCGAAGGCGATCATGGCGATAATGTAGAGCACGAAGGTGACAAGGAATATTTGACTGTTCATGTTAACCTCTTATCGTTGTGTATCCGGCCGTTGCCGCGGCCGAAGGTAGACAATGGAAGCGATTACCGCGGGGCTTTTTATCTTAATCACGCGGTAATCTGGCGCTGCACCCTTGCCGGGGTGTGGCGCTTTTTTTGGGACTTTTTTCGTGATGCTTTTTTCTTAGTGTTTAGGCTTTTTTAGCGTCTGGATTGGCTTATACCTGAATTTGCATAGCGCTTAACTTACTGAGTGCTAGGCGCGATCAGCGCGGTAGCACTTCACGTCGACCTCCACTTTGCAATCCACCACCAAGTCTTGAACGCTGCAGATGCGTGCCGGTGGGTTGTCGCCAAAGATCTCCTTAAACACCTTATTGAACGAGGTGAAGTAGCGCGCATCGGTGAGCACGGTGGTGACATGTACAACGTCTTCGACGCCAAAACCGGCTTCCTGCATAATGGCCAGGCAGTTATCGAAGGCGAGACGGGTCTGCTCAACAATGCCGCCTTCAACCACTTCGCCGTCGGTCATGGGTGTTTGGCCAGAGACGTACAACCAGCCGCCTGCCTCTACGGCGCGGGCAAAGGGCAGTTTCTGACCGCCGGTGCCTACGCCGCCTTCGGTGCCGTATCGAGTAATGCTCATGGGGTTTGCTCCTGATTGGGGTGAAAGTTGGGTATTGATTGAGAAATGCGTTCTGTTCTGCGCAGCATCCTGCCAGCGCGTTGGTCTGAAATGGCACCGTGTTGATAGGCGATTTTGCCGTTCACTATGACCATTTCGATGCCTTTAGCGGCCGCGATGGGATTCTCGTAATTGGCCGTATCTTCAAGCGTCGTGAGATCAAAGAGGGTGAGGTCTGCATAGGCGCCTATGCGGATCACGCCGCGATCCGTTAAGCCGAAATTGGCCGCCGAAAGGCTGGTCATTTTGCGCACTGCTTCTGCCAGTGGCATTAGCTTTAAATCGCGGCTGTAGTGGGCCAGCACACGCGGAAAGGCTCCCCAAAGGCGTGGGTGGGGGTGCGGGTCGTTCGGCAGGCCGTCGGAGCCCACCATGGCGAGCGGGTGCGCTAACACCTGCTGCATATCCGCTTCGCTCATGTTGTGGTAAACCGCGCCCGCAGGCTGTAGCTGCTTGGCAGCGTCTAGCAGTGATACCCCCCATTCGGCGGCGATCTCTTTTAACGGGCGACGCGCCTGTTCCGGATGAGGGGTCGACCAGGTAATGGTGATCTCAATCTCATCCGTTACCTGGCCCAGGTCGAGAGTGGAAGAGCCCGCCGTATAGGGGTAGCAGTCGCAATGGGCATGTTGGTGTTGGGCGGCTGCTTCCAGTCTGCTCAGTGCCTTGCTTGCACCGCCCCAATTGCCAGCGCCGGCGCATTTAAGATGCGAGATCACTAGCGGCACTTGGCCATCACGAGCGGTGGTAAACGCTTCGTCCATGGCCCCCAGCAGGCCCGCAAACTCATCACGAAGGTGTGTTGTATAAACACCGCCTGACTTGCCGACGGCTGCTACCAGGGGAGCCATTTCGCTGGTCGGCGCCTGTATCGCATTCCGGTAGGCAAGCCCAGAGCTCAGTCCCAGCGCGCCTTCCTCAAGCGCTTGGCGAAGCAGGGTTTCCATTTTGGCGATTTCTGCTGCAGAAGCGGGGCGGGCAAAGTTATCCATTACCTGGCTGCGCAGACTGGTATGCCCCACCAAAGCGGCAACGTTAATACTCGGCGAGGCGGCGTCTACGGCGTTAGCGTAATCGGCGAAGCTTGGATAGCGGAAATCCTCCAGCTTGCCCAGTAAATTCATAGGATCGGGGACTTCACTGGCCAGTGTCACCGGGCTTGCGCTGATACCGCAGTTGCCTACGACTACGGTGGTGACTCCCTGGGTCAGCTTTGGCAGCATTTCGGGTACACGAATGACGTTGGTATCGTCGTGGGTATGCACATCGATAAAGCCAGGGGTCAGATAGCGCTCTTGGGCGTTAATAATGGTGGTGGCGGTGGCGTAGGGCATGTCACCGATGGCGCAGATACGCTCGCCTTGAATAGCCACATCGGCACGAAAATGAGCAGCGCCTGTGCCATCCAGCACGTTGGCATTACGAATCAGCAGGTCGTAAACCATCCTAATCTCCAAGTGGCTGGCGGTTATCACCACCGCGATGGTCATCCAGGCTCAGCTTGAGGCGACGCAATTTAGTCCGTGAGCGCTCGCGATGGCGCATGGCAAGTTCAAGCGCCAATACGTCAATGACTGCCAGCATGGCGTAGCGGGAAGCCGAAGGGTGGTAGATAAAGTCGGTCTCCCGGGAGGTGATCGGAAGCACAATGTCGGATGTTTCGGCGAGTGGAGAATTCATTGCGGTGATCGCAATCACCTTGGCGCCGTACTGCTTTGCAATCTGTGCTGACTCCACCATCTCCGGGGTGTAACCCGTCACCGACAGCACGACGACGACGTCATCAGGCTCAAGAGTGGACGCCACCATGCGTGGTAGCAGTGCTTGAGGGTAAGCACAGATCGCATAGCCAAGGCGTACCAGGCGAAACTGAAGCTCTTGGGAGAGAATGCTGGAACCCCCACCGGCGCCAAACACCAATATCTGACGGGCGTTATCTAACTGTTCAACTGCCCCGGTCACATCGGCTTGGGCGAGTAAGTCGCGGTTAAGCGCAAGGGTTTGCGTAGCAATGTCATACACCACGCTTGAGCTGTCTTCAGGCGTGGCTTCTTGAATAAAACGACGGCCAGCGGCTAAGGCGCGGGTTAAGCGCGTTTTTAAGTCGCGCACGTTAGTACAGCCGATGGCGCGGGCAAAGCGTGTGACGCTGGCATCGCTAACCCCGGCGCGCTGGGCGATGTCACTGATACTCGCTTCAGTGACGAACTCGATGTCAGCAAATATCAGCTCAGCAACCTTCTTTTCAGCGTCGCGCAGCGCGGCAAAGTCAGTGGTAATACGTGACAAAATGTCGATTTCTTGGCTCACCGTGGACTCCTAATGGTTGCCTGATTTAAAAAGTATGTTAGTTTCTAACTTGAAGTCAATAGTTGTGAAAATATCTAACATTGATGCTTGTTAAAAAATGAGGATGCGAGCGAATGCAGACAATGGCGTTAGCGGTGGATAAAGGCGGTGTGGAGTTAGGTTCAAACCTTCTGTCAGGTGTCAGCCTGCCCGCCGCCGTGGTGCATGAAGGCCCACTGGCTCATAACGTAGCGTGGATGCAACGATTCGCAGAAGCTCACGGCGCTCGCTTGGCGCCCCATGGTAAAACCACCATGACGCCCGTGCTTTTCCATCGACAGCTCCAGGCGGGTGCGTGGGGGATCACACTTGCCACGGCGCCCCAGTGTCGCGCAGCCTTCGCCAATGGCGTCACACGGTTGTTAATGGCAAACCAGCTGGTGGGTCAGGCGAATATGGCCATCATCGCCACTCTGATTGAGCAGGGCGCTACGTTTTACTGTGTGGTCGATAGCCGCGAGAACGTTGGTCAGCTTGGGCGCTTCTTTGCCGAGCGGGGGCTCACGTTATCGGTACTTATTGAGGTAGGCGTGGAAGGCGGGCGGTGTGGCTGTCGCAATCAGCAGCAAATTCTTTCGCTGGCGGAGGTAATTGCTAATGAGCCAGCTCTTTCTCTGGTGGGGCTAGAGGGGTATGAGGGTGTGGTTCACGGGGATGACCCCGAATCCGGTATTCGTACCTATGCTAAATACCTGGTGGATGTTGCCGTAGAGCTCGAAGCTGCTGGACGCTTTGCTGAAGAGAACCCGATTGTCACTGCATCGGGCTCCGCCTGGTATGACGTGATTGCGGAGGCCTTTCAGGGCGCACCGCTTCAGGGGAGATTTACCCCCGTGCTACGTCCAGGTTGCTACATCGTCCACGACCATGGGCTTTATCGTGAAGCGCAATCAGCGGTATTAGGCCGCCGGCCGGATTTGCAGCAGGGGCTTGAGCCTGCCCTGGAAGTCTTTGCCCAGGTGCAGTCGCTTCCCGAACCTGGGCTTGCCATTGTGGCGCTAGGTAAGCGTGATATCGGTCATGACCAGCTACCTATTGCGCTCCGTCGGTTTCGTGAAGAGGGCGACCCCGTGCACTCCTTGTCGGTGGATGGCTGGGAGGTGACGAAAATTATGGATCAGCATACGTTCTTGCGGCTTCCCGAAGAGGCTCAGGATATTGAGGTCGGTGATATTGTCGCCTTTGGCGCCTCTCATCCTTGTTTAACCTTCGATAAATGGCGCCAGATATTGTTAGTGGATGATCAACTAAACGTTAAAGAGCGTATGGCGACCTACTTTTAGCGCCCTGTTATTGAGAAAACCGTTATAGCGAGCGCCGTTATAGAGAACATCATTTAGCTCGTTGTATCTGCTGGTAGGCGCCCACCAATAGCCAGGGTCAGGGCGTCTGCCAGCTCCCCTAGCTGCTCACGGCAGCGGTCGATGCTGGGCACTTCCCGATGCATCGCTTCTGGAATCAGCGTGAGATAAGGGATGGTGATAACGGCTTCGATAACGTCATGAACCCCAAAGACGGGGAAGCTGATATTGGTTAACCCTTGAACTTGAGGGCTTGGCCCCACGTGGTAGCCCTGCTGGCGAATCGGATCAAATAGGGCCCGCGTGCGGTCAACCTCTTGTTGCGTTGCATCGCTGGCGGCGAGAATGCGCTCCCGGCGTTGCTCATCCAGAAAGGCCAGCATGACGGCCCCTGAACCGGAGCCGCATATATCGATTTTTGCCCCCAGACGTAGCCCAAAGCCCATCTTGTCGGGATTTTCGTACTGGGCCACGACCAATAGATGGCCAGGACGCGCAACGCTAAGATGACACGACTGGGAGATGTCATGGCATAGCTCTTCCATGCGCGGCAGTGCGGCCTGTACTAACCGCTTGGTGGGCGGGAAGCGGTGGGCCATCTCAAACATCTTTAGCGTTAGCTGATAGCGGCTACCGCTATCATCCATGCTGACGTAGCCACGATCCCGCAGCACCATCAGCATGCGGTACATCTCATTGGTTTTACGGCCGATCTGCTCGGCAATCGCTTGGGTGCTTAGCGGCTGGGGAGATTGGGCAAGCAGCTCCAAAATATCTAACCCTTTCTCTAAGGCAGGGGCGTGGTACTGCGTTTCAGCCTTCTCCTTCATTTAAGCTCCCTTATGTGATTGCCTATCGCTCGTTGATCGTGGCGTTAACCGAAATGCTTGGTTAGCGTGCCAGCCAGCCACCGTCTACCGCCAGGGTATGCCCATGCACGTAGCGGGCGGCATCGGAGCATAAGAATATCACAGCGCCGGCTAAGTCTTCTGGCGTGCCCCAGCGTCCGGCGGGGATTCGGCCAAGAATTTCAGCCTGTCGCTGAGGGTCGTCGCGCAACGCTTGGGTGTTGTCGGTGGCCATATAGCCAGGAGCGATGCCATTAACGTTGATGTCATGGCCCGCCCACTCATTGGCGAGCAGGCGCGTTAGACCGAGGATGCCGCTTTTGCTGGCGGTGTAGGAGGGCACACGGATGCCGCCCTGAAACGACAGTAATGAAGCGATATTGACGATCTTGCCCGGTGCTTTGCGCTCGATAAGGTGTTTGGCAACCTGCTGGGCGAGAAAGAACGCGGCTTTCAAATTAACATCAATGACGTCATCCCAATCTTGCTCTGAAAATTCAACGGCTGCCGCCCGACGAATAATCCCCGCATTGTTGACCAGAATATCCACCTTGCCCGCTTGCGCGATCGCCTGTGAGACAATTTCGCTAGGCGATTGGCTGCCCAGCTCAGCGGTAATATCGTAAAACTGGCGCCCTAGGGCCTCGACCTGCTGGCGGGTGTCATCAGCAGGGCTACGGTTGATCCCCACAATATCGGCACCCGCCTGTGCCAGTGCAATGGCAATTCCCTGGCCCAGCCCTTTGTTGCACCCCGTCACCATGGCAACTTGGCCGTTCAGCGAAAATAGCTTCATTGGTCACTCTCCCTCGGTAGTGGTTTAGCGCAGTTCTTTAGAAGCGATAAAGTCCATATCATCGTAGGTCAGGTTTTCACCGCACATACCCCAAATAAAGGTGTAGCGGCGAGTGCCAAAGCCGCAGTGAATCGACCAGCTGGGGTGAATCACGGCTTGTTCGTTGGCAACCACGATATGCCGGGTCTCTTGGGGTTCGCCACACAGGTGGAACACCACGTCGTCTTCGCTCAGGTCAAAGTAGAAGTACACTTCCATGCGCCGTTCGTGGGTATGGCAGGGCATGGTGTTCCACATACTGCCAGGCTCTAACTGGGTAAGCCCCATGGAGAGCTGGCAGGTATCCAGTACATCGGTATGCAGGTACTTATTGATGGTACGCACATTGCCGGTTTCAGGGTCACCAAGGGTGGTGGGCGAGGCATCTTCCGGGCGGATATGGCGAAGCTGGTAACGTACATGGGCAGGCGTTGAGTTGATATAAAAGCGCGCAGGCTTGGTCGCATCGAGGCTCTCAAAGCTGACTTCGCGGCTCTCTTTGGGAATATACAAGCCGTGGTGGGTGCCTAGCTCGACCTTTTCGCCGTCGACAGTAATGCGTCCGGGCGCGCCAATGTTAATAACGCCCATTTCCCGCCGCTCAAGAAAATAGTCAACGCCAAGCTCTTTGCCACCGCTCAGGGTAAGCGCCGAATCAGTGGGTACCGCACCACCCACAATAATGCGGTCAACGTGGCTGTAGGTGAGCGACAGCTGTCCAGGCTCCATAATCTTGGTGACCAGCATTTTGTCACGCAGGCCCTGGGTATCGAGGGTTTTAAAATGATCGCTATGAAGCGCTTGGCGAATATCCATATGAATTTCCTTTAATGGTAAACGTAAATGGGCTCACGAGAACAGCGTGAGCGGCCACAGGGTGATAGCCGGAAAGGTAATGACCAGCAGCATCACCAGGAGGTTTGCGAGCAGAAACG
This window encodes:
- a CDS encoding mannitol dehydrogenase family protein → MQKVNKISCSSRQANHIAIVHLGLGAFHRAHQAVYLERYRQRSGDGEWGVCSANLRSSVGLVDGLSMAGHRYHVAEYADSENITLREIGVIEETLFSGRDGAGNWSRDREALLARMASSDTRIVTLTVTEKGYFLNPASGELNVDDPMIIGDIALPQQPRTAPGLLVEALAQRRKAGIAPFTVLSCDNMPDNGKRTRQAVVQLAEHRDAELASWMASEVAFPCSMVDRIVPAMTDADFERLAALGVSDSNAVVCEAFSQWVVEDNFPMGRPRWEADGVEMVADVAPFETMKLRMLNGSHSLLAYLGALAGIETVYEGINHAELRALLRRYMLEEAAPTLEMPEGIDLDAYADSLLARFANDSLRHRLQQIAMDGSQKLPQRWLSGALKRSAAGQSSPCVALGMAAWIRYTAGQDLQGNSYPVDDPLAKRFAELHQTYGRDPSALVAAYLAMDDVVPNALAQDEAFAQAVLAAYQALSHGGLSEALAAL
- a CDS encoding N-acyl-D-amino-acid deacylase family protein, which codes for MTIAVVITASHLEIRMVYDLLIRNANVLDGTGAAHFRADVAIQGERICAIGDMPYATATTIINAQERYLTPGFIDVHTHDDTNVIRVPEMLPKLTQGVTTVVVGNCGISASPVTLASEVPDPMNLLGKLEDFRYPSFADYANAVDAASPSINVAALVGHTSLRSQVMDNFARPASAAEIAKMETLLRQALEEGALGLSSGLAYRNAIQAPTSEMAPLVAAVGKSGGVYTTHLRDEFAGLLGAMDEAFTTARDGQVPLVISHLKCAGAGNWGGASKALSRLEAAAQHQHAHCDCYPYTAGSSTLDLGQVTDEIEITITWSTPHPEQARRPLKEIAAEWGVSLLDAAKQLQPAGAVYHNMSEADMQQVLAHPLAMVGSDGLPNDPHPHPRLWGAFPRVLAHYSRDLKLMPLAEAVRKMTSLSAANFGLTDRGVIRIGAYADLTLFDLTTLEDTANYENPIAAAKGIEMVIVNGKIAYQHGAISDQRAGRMLRRTERISQSIPNFHPNQEQTP
- the kduI gene encoding 5-dehydro-4-deoxy-D-glucuronate isomerase; translation: MDIRQALHSDHFKTLDTQGLRDKMLVTKIMEPGQLSLTYSHVDRIIVGGAVPTDSALTLSGGKELGVDYFLERREMGVINIGAPGRITVDGEKVELGTHHGLYIPKESREVSFESLDATKPARFYINSTPAHVRYQLRHIRPEDASPTTLGDPETGNVRTINKYLHTDVLDTCQLSMGLTQLEPGSMWNTMPCHTHERRMEVYFYFDLSEDDVVFHLCGEPQETRHIVVANEQAVIHPSWSIHCGFGTRRYTFIWGMCGENLTYDDMDFIASKELR
- a CDS encoding RidA family protein, producing the protein MSITRYGTEGGVGTGGQKLPFARAVEAGGWLYVSGQTPMTDGEVVEGGIVEQTRLAFDNCLAIMQEAGFGVEDVVHVTTVLTDARYFTSFNKVFKEIFGDNPPARICSVQDLVVDCKVEVDVKCYRADRA
- a CDS encoding IclR family transcriptional regulator; translated protein: MKEKAETQYHAPALEKGLDILELLAQSPQPLSTQAIAEQIGRKTNEMYRMLMVLRDRGYVSMDDSGSRYQLTLKMFEMAHRFPPTKRLVQAALPRMEELCHDISQSCHLSVARPGHLLVVAQYENPDKMGFGLRLGAKIDICGSGSGAVMLAFLDEQRRERILAASDATQQEVDRTRALFDPIRQQGYHVGPSPQVQGLTNISFPVFGVHDVIEAVITIPYLTLIPEAMHREVPSIDRCREQLGELADALTLAIGGRLPADTTS
- the manD gene encoding D-mannonate dehydratase ManD → MIISDAYLIVTSPGRNFVTLKIVTESGVYGIGDATLNGRELSVVAYLEEHVLPTLIGRDASRIEDIWHYLYRGAYWRRGPVTMTAIAAVDVALWDIKAKVAGMPLYQLLGGKSRDRVMVYGHATGRDIEACLEEVARHVDEGYKAVRVQAGVPGIASIYGVAKKEGEPYEPADSDLPAEHVWSTSKYLNHVPKLFAAVRERFGDDLHVLHDVHHRLTPIEAARLGKEVEPYHLFWLEDCVPAENQEAFGLIRQHTTTPLAVGEVFNSLYDAKALIENQWIDYIRATLTHAGGITHVRRIADLAGLYHVRTGFHGPTDLSPVCLGAAIHFDTWVPNFGIQEYMPHTSATDEVFPHDYRFEDGHFIVGEKPGHGVDIDEQLAKQYPYKRASLPVNRLEDGTLWHW
- a CDS encoding MurR/RpiR family transcriptional regulator, coding for MSQEIDILSRITTDFAALRDAEKKVAELIFADIEFVTEASISDIAQRAGVSDASVTRFARAIGCTNVRDLKTRLTRALAAGRRFIQEATPEDSSSVVYDIATQTLALNRDLLAQADVTGAVEQLDNARQILVFGAGGGSSILSQELQFRLVRLGYAICAYPQALLPRMVASTLEPDDVVVVLSVTGYTPEMVESAQIAKQYGAKVIAITAMNSPLAETSDIVLPITSRETDFIYHPSASRYAMLAVIDVLALELAMRHRERSRTKLRRLKLSLDDHRGGDNRQPLGD
- the kduD gene encoding 2-dehydro-3-deoxy-D-gluconate 5-dehydrogenase KduD, with amino-acid sequence MKLFSLNGQVAMVTGCNKGLGQGIAIALAQAGADIVGINRSPADDTRQQVEALGRQFYDITAELGSQSPSEIVSQAIAQAGKVDILVNNAGIIRRAAAVEFSEQDWDDVIDVNLKAAFFLAQQVAKHLIERKAPGKIVNIASLLSFQGGIRVPSYTASKSGILGLTRLLANEWAGHDINVNGIAPGYMATDNTQALRDDPQRQAEILGRIPAGRWGTPEDLAGAVIFLCSDAARYVHGHTLAVDGGWLAR
- a CDS encoding sodium:solute symporter family protein; the protein is MNSQIFLVTFVLYIIAMIAFGWWVSRHKRGSGDDFLLGGRSVPLFLTVGTTVATMVGTGSSMGAVGFGYANGWAGALYGLGGAAGILLLAVCFAPVRKLRFMTMSEELAYYVGANRLVRNVVALLIYIACIGWLGAHILGGGLYLSWMAGIDLTTARILVALGFGIYCVVGGYFAVIWTDTIQAVVLFAGFILMAILALVEVGGFSGLTAGMDAGATSFLGIGQIGALPALSLAAVIAIGVLATPSFRQRIYSGKSVGSVRRSFLITGVLYLGFSIIPAIIGMATHALNPGLENSNFAFPFLATEIMPLGLGLLLLVAGLSATMSSASSDAIAGVSTLIRDLYVLATGRTPSARNVVRFSRIALVATIGLALLFALASDNVITYITRMISTILSGLFVSAMLGRFWPRYNWQGAIATLICASVTSLTIIANSDWTAFWGNPSIPAVLVALVAGVIVSLATPASRVTSAQALAILDQERKRMEQVPEPTLTNAEAPAAPH
- a CDS encoding amino acid deaminase, whose translation is MQTMALAVDKGGVELGSNLLSGVSLPAAVVHEGPLAHNVAWMQRFAEAHGARLAPHGKTTMTPVLFHRQLQAGAWGITLATAPQCRAAFANGVTRLLMANQLVGQANMAIIATLIEQGATFYCVVDSRENVGQLGRFFAERGLTLSVLIEVGVEGGRCGCRNQQQILSLAEVIANEPALSLVGLEGYEGVVHGDDPESGIRTYAKYLVDVAVELEAAGRFAEENPIVTASGSAWYDVIAEAFQGAPLQGRFTPVLRPGCYIVHDHGLYREAQSAVLGRRPDLQQGLEPALEVFAQVQSLPEPGLAIVALGKRDIGHDQLPIALRRFREEGDPVHSLSVDGWEVTKIMDQHTFLRLPEEAQDIEVGDIVAFGASHPCLTFDKWRQILLVDDQLNVKERMATYF